Genomic DNA from Haloplanus sp. HW8-1:
CGCGCAGTCGGCGGCCACTGGCACCGGATGCCGGCGATTCACCACACATGACGCATCCAGCATACACACCCGCGTCACTGCCGGCGACCCGTCCGAAGACCACCCTGCCGGCCGCCGGTACGACCGGCCGATCACGGCGTGCCCGGAGCGAGCCGATGGCCGTTCGACCGCTCCGTGACGGCCGCTACGCCGTCGAGACCGAGGGTGGGACCTACGTCGTCGCCCTCGACGCCAACGCCTGCACCTGCCCGGATCACCGGCGCCGGCGCGCCCGGTGTAAACACCTGCGCCGTGTCGCCCTCGAAGTGACCGCTCGTCTCGTGCCGCCGCCGGGGGAGCGCACCGCCGTCTGTGCGGTCTGTGGCGGACGGACGTTCGTCCCCACGGCCGCCACGGGACCGGCGCTCTGTGACCGACACGCTCTCCGGCCCGGAACCCTGGTCGCCGACCGCGAGACGGGCGACCGACTGCTGGTCGTCGCAGCCACGGGCGACCGTGCCGACCGCGTCGAGACCGACGAGGGCCGCCTCGTCGCCGACTACCCCTCGAACGCCGACTACGGGGCGCACGAACCCGTCTTCCGAGCCGTCTACGTCGACGCCCGCCACCGCGACGGCGAGGTGCGGACCTACGCCTTCCCGGCGTCCCGCCTCCGTCGCCTCCGGCACTCCACGGCCGTCGACGGCGACACCGACGCCGACGCGGGACCCACACCGACCGACACTGGCGCCACGCCGACGACCGCCTAGGCGTCGTCCAGGCGCGCCTGTTCGGAGTGGCCGACGAGTTCGTCCAGATCCGTCCCCTCCGCCAGCGCCGTCTCCTTTTTTACCCGGTAGTTGCCGCCGTCGGTGACGTGGCAGTCGCCGGGGTGAAAGAAATACCAGTCCTCGCGATCGAAGCGGACGGCGATCCGGGCGT
This window encodes:
- a CDS encoding SWIM zinc finger family protein, giving the protein MTHPAYTPASLPATRPKTTLPAAGTTGRSRRARSEPMAVRPLRDGRYAVETEGGTYVVALDANACTCPDHRRRRARCKHLRRVALEVTARLVPPPGERTAVCAVCGGRTFVPTAATGPALCDRHALRPGTLVADRETGDRLLVVAATGDRADRVETDEGRLVADYPSNADYGAHEPVFRAVYVDARHRDGEVRTYAFPASRLRRLRHSTAVDGDTDADAGPTPTDTGATPTTA